The following is a genomic window from Methanoplanus sp. FWC-SCC4.
CCTCACATCACTTCGTCACTGCGTCAGTGCAGGTGAACCCCTAAATCCCGAGGTCATAAAGATATGGAAAGAGAGCACAGGCCTTACAATTTACGAGGGATATGGACAGACCGAGCTCACTTTAAGCATAGGGACATTCCCGTGCATGAAAGCAAAGGCAGGTTCTATGGGAAAACCATCTCCGGGATGGCATGTAGAACTGCATGACGATGACGGAAAACCTGTTGAAACAGGCGAATCGGGAAGGATTGCAATTAAAATGGATCCAAAACCTCTCGGTATGTTTATGAGATATCTTGATAATCCGGAAGCAAATGAAGAGTCCTTCATCGGTGATTATTATTATACCGGAGACAAGGCATACCAGGATGAAGAAGGATATTTCTGGTTCGTTGGAAGAAGTGATGATGTTATAAAAAGTTCAGGATACAGAATAGGCCCCTTTGAAGTAGAAAGTGCAATTATGGAGCATCCGTCAGTAAAGGAGGTTGCTGTTGTCGGATCACCGGATCCAATAAGAGGCATGATTGTAAAGGCATTTGTAATTTTAAAAGACAATTTTGAGCCTTCCGAAACTCTCATACGTGAAATTCAAAAGCATGTCAAGAACACAACCGCACCTTACAAATACCCAAGAGCCATCGAATTTGTTGATGAACTCCCAAAAACAATCTCCGGAAAAATTAAAAGAAACATCTTAAGAGACGCTGAAATTAAAAAATTCCAGAATAATGCTTTTAGGAATAATGACAACTAAATTTTAAAACTAAATTTTTTTAAAAATAATAATAGACTTTTTTTAAGATTGAAGTAATTAAATGAAGTTATTTGAATATATGTTGGTTTTACATCAGTTAACAAATCAAAAACAAAAGCTATATTTCCTTAAAGCTCGTATTATGTTGCAGTGCGAGGGTTGCCGAGCTTGGCCAAAGGCGCTAGGTTCAGGGCCTAGTCAATTAGTTGTTCGCAGGTTCGAATCCTGCCTCTCGCATTCACTTTTTGAATTCTGATTAATCCGGATAAATAAATAGTTTTTAATCAGGGTTTTACATTAAAACGTAAATTTGTATAAAATTAATTTTTGAAGAAAATATTATAATTTTAAAAAGCTGTATCTGAACATTTACTTTTGATCTCTTCACAAATTTTCAAATCAAGAATTGCCTGTTCTGCAGGGATTTCAAAATCAGTATTATTTCCGACACAGTCAATAAAACTGCAAAGCTCCATTTTTAACGGTTCAACTTTATTTACCATTACCTTCTCAATAATATTTTCCTGAACATACCTGGATCTTTCATGACTGTACTTTTCCGGTTTTCTGTGGATAAAAATCTCCTGAGTCATAAAGTCCCCTTCTATTGTAAAATCTTCTTCTTCAACATAGATCATTCTTATTTTCTTTGAGGACTTTCTGCTCGTAGAAAGGTAAACCGGCAGGTCACCAAAATTAAAAAGTGCACCACAGAGATCATTGCTGCCTGAACATGACAACTGATAAGGCAAGGCGAATTTAAAGTTGTTGAATAAAATGTCTATATCATGGATCATTAAATCTTCAACAACAGAGCTGCCTGATATCCTGCCGGAAGCAGGATTATGCCGTTTTATTTCAATATATAATGGATTTTTGATTATTTTTTGAATTTCCTTTACTATCGGGTTGAATCGTTCGATATGCCCAACACCAACAACAATATCTTTTGGAATATTTTCATTTAGCAATTCTGCTTCTTTGGAATTCAGACAAATTGGCTTTTCTATGAGCATATTTACTCCGACTTCTGCAACACTCATTGCCACGTCATAGTGATACTCGGTCGGAACACAGATACTGACTGCATCAATTTGTCCAAGCATTCTGTCAAGTGAACTGACAGCTTTTGCTCCGTTTCTTTTTGCAAGTTCTGTTGCTGCATCACTATTAATATCATACAAATACAGGTCATTCACTTTTTTTAATTCCGAATAAACGCGTACATGATTCCTCCCCATTATACCGGTTCCAATCACACCAACATCCATTTATACCACCCCATAAATCAGATTACAAATTATGCTGAAATTTTTTGAATTAAACCACTCAATGAAAGGCAAATCCATATCTGTTTTTTTTGAAAATTTAGCAGACTCTTTCTCCAATACAAATGAATTATTATCAATTCTCTGTAAATTCGAACATATGTTCGTAAAATTAATCCGGAATATTTTATAGAACAAAATTCCGGATTCTAAAACATTATGACAGATAAATAATTCCCCCCTCAGATTACTTCACTATTTATCGAGTATAACGCTCAAAAGGGTAAACGGGCCTTAAATAATATGCCAAGCAGTGTTGTTGTGCACACATTGGTCAAAATCTACAGTGATTCTAAAAGGACAATTTTTCCATCAACTAAATATATCCCACACGATTTATTGAAAATATACAAAATAATAAATAGTCCTGTTGTTAATTAGATAGTAATTTTAATTCAAAACTCTGAAAATAATAAATTCTAAAAAAATGATCCTGAAATCTTTCGATTTAAAATTTATATTCAATAGTTTCAGAATTTTTTAATTTATTACATATAGAGGGTTCTTCTACAAAACAATTAATAGGATTATTTCTCTCATTTTGAAGGGGGTTTACGGAACATATGACCTGAAAACCGCCATATACATTCAAATCAGTATATTCATTTGATATTTTTATCGATAAAAATATGAGGTCACCATTTTTATGGATGAAATCGGATTCAAACGCAATCGGTGAATTATTATCATGTGAATTCAACATGGAGATAAATTTTTCAACTTCTTTCGTATTTAAATTAA
Proteins encoded in this region:
- a CDS encoding Gfo/Idh/MocA family oxidoreductase; translated protein: MDVGVIGTGIMGRNHVRVYSELKKVNDLYLYDINSDAATELAKRNGAKAVSSLDRMLGQIDAVSICVPTEYHYDVAMSVAEVGVNMLIEKPICLNSKEAELLNENIPKDIVVGVGHIERFNPIVKEIQKIIKNPLYIEIKRHNPASGRISGSSVVEDLMIHDIDILFNNFKFALPYQLSCSGSNDLCGALFNFGDLPVYLSTSRKSSKKIRMIYVEEEDFTIEGDFMTQEIFIHRKPEKYSHERSRYVQENIIEKVMVNKVEPLKMELCSFIDCVGNNTDFEIPAEQAILDLKICEEIKSKCSDTAF